In Streptomyces sp. NBC_00878, a single window of DNA contains:
- a CDS encoding MerR family transcriptional regulator, which translates to MRIGELAARAGTTTRTLRYYESRGLLPARRGSNGYRAYDEDDLRLLRQIRTLQDFGFDLEETRPFVECLRAGHPEGDSCPASLAVYRRKLGELDALIGELRAVRAHVGEQLARAERSRDELAAEAEVPGGPEPVCELGGILK; encoded by the coding sequence ATGCGAATCGGCGAGCTGGCGGCGCGGGCCGGGACCACCACGCGGACCCTCAGGTACTACGAGTCGCGGGGGCTGCTGCCCGCGCGGCGGGGGAGCAACGGGTACCGCGCGTACGACGAGGACGATCTCAGGCTGCTGCGGCAGATCAGGACGCTGCAGGACTTCGGGTTCGACCTGGAGGAGACGCGGCCCTTCGTGGAGTGTCTGCGGGCGGGGCATCCGGAGGGCGACTCCTGCCCGGCGTCGCTCGCCGTGTACCGGCGCAAGCTGGGTGAACTCGACGCGCTGATCGGTGAGTTGCGGGCCGTGCGCGCGCACGTCGGAGAGCAGTTGGCGCGCGCCGAGCGGTCGAGGGACGAGCTGGCGGCCGAGGCGGAGGTTCCGGGTGGTCCGGAGCCGGTGTGCGAGCTGGGAGGGATCCTCAAGTGA
- a CDS encoding alpha-1,4-glucan--maltose-1-phosphate maltosyltransferase, which translates to MPAMHHQPSPPPTPSTTAPPEPEEKADQPQPPQVRTAETAKTARAAKPSKTNKTTKTAKATKTANTTKAVKAAKATKTAKAVKPAKAAKSPKPSRSTTTKRATRVAAATATTAAAARTKPTIGRIPVLDVRPLVQGGRRPAKCVVGESFEISATVFREGHDAVAANVVLRDPKGRAGSWTPLRELAPGTDRWGATVAVPEPGRWTYTVEAWGDPITTWRRHARIKIPAGMDTELVLEEGALLYERAAAGVPKSKGRRDAILAAVAALRDTDRPATARLAAALTPDVDHVLARHPLREMVSSARRLPLLVERERALYGSWYEFFPRSEGAVVEPDKPPVSGTFRTAAHRLPAVAEMGFDVVYLPPIHPIGTTFRKGPNNTLDATPHDVGVPWAIGSPEGGHDAVHPDLGTIEDFDAFVRTAAELGLEIALDFALQCSPDHPWVQKYPEWFHHRPDGTIAYAENPPKKYQDIYPIAFDKDMPGLIQETLRVLRFWMSHGVRIFRVDNPHTKPVIFWEQVIADINRSDPDVIFLAEAFTRPAMMHTLGAIGFQQSYTYFTWRNSKAELTEYLTELSGEAAAYMRPNFFANTPDILHEFLQQGGRPAFELRAVLAATLSPAWGVYSGFELCENIPVRDGSEEYLDSEKYQLRPRDWESAAHDGRSIAPLIAELNAVRRRSPALRQLRDLHFHQADKEAVIAYSKRSGSNTVLVVVNLDPHHTQEATVSLDMPRLGLDWHESMPVRDELTGETYHWGRTNYVRLAPGHRAAHVLTVLRPSSPPTGGSPTP; encoded by the coding sequence ATGCCCGCCATGCACCACCAGCCGTCACCACCTCCGACCCCCAGCACCACCGCACCCCCGGAACCGGAAGAGAAGGCCGACCAGCCCCAGCCGCCGCAGGTCCGGACCGCCGAAACAGCCAAGACAGCCAGGGCCGCCAAACCCTCGAAGACCAACAAAACCACCAAGACCGCAAAGGCGACCAAAACAGCCAATACCACCAAGGCAGTCAAGGCCGCGAAGGCGACCAAGACCGCAAAAGCGGTGAAACCCGCGAAGGCGGCGAAGTCACCGAAGCCCTCGCGGTCGACGACCACCAAGCGCGCCACCCGCGTCGCCGCTGCCACGGCCACCACCGCCGCCGCCGCCAGGACCAAGCCCACGATCGGGCGCATCCCCGTCCTGGACGTGCGCCCCCTCGTTCAGGGCGGCCGCCGCCCCGCCAAGTGCGTGGTGGGCGAGTCCTTCGAGATCTCCGCGACGGTCTTCCGCGAGGGCCACGACGCGGTCGCCGCGAACGTCGTCCTGCGCGATCCGAAAGGCCGCGCGGGCTCCTGGACGCCCCTGCGCGAGCTGGCGCCCGGCACGGACCGCTGGGGCGCCACCGTCGCCGTACCGGAGCCGGGCCGCTGGACCTACACCGTGGAGGCCTGGGGCGACCCGATCACCACCTGGCGCCGCCACGCGCGGATCAAGATCCCGGCGGGCATGGACACGGAACTGGTCCTGGAGGAGGGCGCGCTGCTGTACGAGCGCGCGGCGGCCGGCGTACCGAAGTCCAAGGGCCGCCGTGACGCGATCCTCGCGGCCGTGGCCGCCCTGCGCGACACCGACCGCCCCGCCACGGCCCGTCTCGCCGCCGCGCTCACGCCCGACGTGGACCACGTCCTGGCGCGCCACCCCCTGCGCGAAATGGTCTCGTCGGCCCGTCGGCTGCCGTTGCTGGTGGAGCGGGAGCGGGCGTTGTACGGCTCCTGGTACGAGTTCTTCCCGCGCTCCGAGGGCGCGGTGGTCGAGCCGGACAAGCCGCCGGTCAGCGGCACCTTCCGGACCGCCGCGCACCGGCTGCCCGCTGTCGCGGAGATGGGCTTCGACGTGGTGTACCTGCCACCGATCCACCCCATCGGCACGACCTTCCGCAAGGGCCCCAACAACACGCTCGACGCGACCCCGCACGACGTCGGAGTGCCCTGGGCGATCGGCTCACCGGAGGGCGGACACGACGCCGTCCACCCCGACCTGGGCACGATCGAGGACTTCGACGCCTTCGTACGCACGGCCGCTGAGCTGGGCCTGGAGATCGCCCTGGACTTCGCGCTCCAGTGCTCGCCGGACCACCCGTGGGTCCAGAAGTACCCGGAGTGGTTCCACCACCGCCCGGACGGCACGATCGCGTACGCGGAAAACCCGCCGAAGAAATACCAGGACATCTACCCGATCGCCTTCGACAAGGACATGCCGGGCCTGATCCAGGAGACGCTCAGGGTTCTGCGGTTCTGGATGAGTCACGGGGTACGGATCTTCCGGGTCGACAACCCGCATACAAAACCGGTCATCTTCTGGGAACAGGTGATCGCGGACATCAACCGCTCCGATCCCGATGTGATCTTCCTGGCCGAGGCGTTCACCCGCCCGGCGATGATGCACACGCTCGGCGCGATCGGTTTCCAGCAGTCGTACACCTATTTCACGTGGCGTAACAGCAAGGCGGAACTGACCGAATACCTCACCGAGCTGTCGGGCGAGGCAGCCGCGTACATGCGGCCCAACTTCTTCGCCAACACCCCCGACATCCTGCACGAATTCCTCCAGCAGGGCGGCCGTCCGGCCTTCGAACTGCGGGCCGTACTGGCCGCGACCCTGTCGCCGGCCTGGGGTGTCTACAGCGGATTCGAGCTGTGCGAGAACATCCCGGTGCGGGACGGGAGCGAAGAATACCTGGACTCCGAGAAATACCAACTACGTCCGCGAGACTGGGAGTCGGCGGCACACGACGGTCGTAGCATCGCCCCTCTGATTGCCGAACTCAACGCGGTCAGGCGCCGCAGCCCGGCCCTGAGGCAACTGCGCGACCTGCACTTCCACCAGGCGGACAAGGAGGCGGTGATCGCGTACTCGAAACGCAGCGGATCGAACACGGTTCTGGTGGTCGTGAACCTCGACCCTCACCACACCCAGGAGGCCACGGTCTCGTTGGACATGCCACGACTCGGCCTCGACTGGCACGAGTCGATGCCGGTGCGCGACGAGCTCACCGGCGAGACCTACCACTGGGGCAGGACCAACTACGTACGCCTGGCGCCCGGCCACCGAGCCGCGCACGTACTGACCGTCCTGCGACCGTCCTCACCGCCAACCGGAGGGTCACCCACACCATGA
- a CDS encoding UvrD-helicase domain-containing protein encodes MRPGAELSNRGSHTEFTDEELRREQEFIDGLYARVDALRGDTEASVADALAQGSTPRQARLERDVLVAERSGLLAALNAVEGSLCFGRIDLTTGLTHHLGRIGIRADDTEHTPILIDWRAPVARPFYLATGHTPMGLRRRRHITTEGRSVAALHDEILDLGDQQRTGHEDPTGDAVLLAALNSARTGRMSDIVQTIQAEQDRIIRAPHRGVLVVEGGPGTGKTAVALHRAAYLLYEHRELLARRAVLIVGPNPAFLGYIGEVLPSLGETGVLLATVGELYPGVKATASDTPEAAAVKGRAEMTEVLTAVVRDRQALPDPVIAIEHDRDILMLDAGLVRVARDRTREAQLPHNAAREHFEGHILNTLTDMLAERIGTDPFDGTNLLDPSDITQMRDELAENPEVWSAIDQLWPRVTPRRLIADFLAEPDAYVSEADADAIRRTVTRAWTTADVPLLDEAAELLGEDDRLVRAAAERERNQQVAYAQGVLDVSYASRTYEFEDMDDEDAEVLSAHDIIDAERMAERHEEDDHRSAAERAAADRTWAFGHIIVDEAQELSPMAWRLLMRRSPTRSMTLVGDPAQTADAAGVGSWSDILHPYVEDRWEHTRLAVNYRTPSEIMDLAAAVPRAENPDFEPPSSVRSTGVRPLVREATDAAELPGAVEKAVAELAPAEGRLAVIAPRDLHAELAARLDGVTAGEEPDLTRAVVLLDPRQSKGLEFDAVLVVEPGRYGTSDLYVALTRATQALGIVYAGALPRALAKAVSG; translated from the coding sequence ATCCGGCCGGGAGCGGAATTGTCAAACAGGGGATCGCACACAGAATTCACCGACGAAGAATTGAGGCGTGAGCAGGAATTCATCGACGGCCTGTACGCGCGCGTGGACGCTCTGCGCGGCGATACCGAGGCCTCGGTGGCGGACGCGCTCGCGCAGGGCAGCACGCCGAGGCAGGCCCGCCTGGAGCGGGACGTCCTCGTCGCCGAGCGCTCGGGCCTGCTCGCCGCGCTCAACGCGGTGGAGGGCTCGCTCTGCTTCGGCCGTATCGACCTGACCACGGGACTCACCCACCACCTCGGCCGTATCGGCATCCGCGCCGACGACACCGAGCACACCCCGATCCTGATCGACTGGCGGGCCCCGGTCGCCCGCCCCTTCTACCTCGCCACCGGCCACACCCCGATGGGCCTGCGCCGCCGTCGGCACATCACCACCGAGGGCCGCTCGGTCGCCGCCCTGCACGACGAGATCCTCGACCTGGGGGACCAGCAGCGCACCGGGCACGAGGACCCGACCGGCGACGCCGTGCTGCTCGCCGCGCTCAACTCCGCGCGCACCGGCCGCATGAGCGACATCGTGCAGACCATCCAGGCCGAGCAGGACCGCATCATCCGCGCCCCGCACCGCGGTGTGCTCGTGGTGGAGGGCGGCCCGGGCACCGGCAAGACGGCCGTGGCGCTGCACCGGGCGGCCTATCTCCTCTACGAACACCGGGAGTTGCTCGCCAGGCGGGCCGTCCTGATCGTCGGCCCGAACCCCGCGTTCCTCGGCTACATCGGCGAGGTCCTGCCCTCGCTCGGCGAGACGGGCGTGCTGCTCGCGACCGTCGGCGAGCTGTACCCCGGGGTGAAGGCGACCGCGTCCGACACGCCCGAGGCCGCCGCCGTGAAGGGCCGCGCGGAGATGACCGAGGTCCTCACCGCCGTCGTACGCGACCGTCAGGCGCTGCCCGACCCGGTGATCGCCATCGAGCACGACCGGGACATCCTGATGCTCGACGCCGGTCTCGTACGCGTCGCCCGTGACCGCACCCGCGAGGCGCAACTGCCGCACAACGCGGCCCGCGAGCACTTCGAGGGCCACATCCTCAACACCCTCACCGACATGCTGGCGGAGCGCATCGGTACGGACCCCTTCGACGGCACGAACCTGCTCGACCCCAGCGACATCACGCAGATGCGCGACGAGCTGGCCGAGAACCCCGAAGTGTGGTCCGCCATCGACCAGTTGTGGCCGCGCGTCACCCCGCGGCGGCTGATCGCGGACTTCCTCGCCGAACCCGACGCGTACGTGTCCGAAGCCGACGCGGACGCCATCCGCCGTACGGTGACCCGGGCCTGGACCACCGCCGACGTCCCCCTCCTCGACGAGGCCGCCGAACTCCTCGGCGAGGACGACCGGTTGGTGCGGGCGGCGGCGGAGCGGGAGCGCAACCAGCAAGTCGCTTACGCCCAGGGCGTGCTGGACGTCTCCTACGCCTCCAGGACGTACGAGTTCGAGGACATGGACGACGAGGACGCCGAGGTCCTCTCCGCGCACGACATCATCGACGCCGAGCGGATGGCCGAGCGGCACGAGGAGGACGACCACCGCAGTGCCGCCGAACGGGCCGCGGCCGACCGGACCTGGGCGTTCGGGCACATCATCGTCGACGAGGCGCAGGAGCTGTCGCCGATGGCGTGGCGACTGCTGATGCGTCGTAGCCCCACGCGTTCCATGACCCTCGTGGGCGACCCGGCCCAGACGGCCGACGCGGCGGGCGTCGGCTCGTGGTCGGACATCCTCCACCCGTACGTCGAGGACCGCTGGGAGCACACTCGCCTCGCGGTCAACTACCGCACGCCGTCCGAGATCATGGACCTGGCGGCGGCCGTCCCGCGCGCGGAGAACCCGGACTTCGAGCCGCCGAGCTCGGTCCGCTCGACGGGCGTACGTCCCTTGGTGCGGGAGGCCACCGACGCCGCCGAGCTGCCCGGCGCGGTGGAGAAGGCCGTGGCGGAGCTGGCTCCGGCCGAGGGGCGGCTCGCGGTGATCGCGCCGCGCGACCTGCACGCGGAGCTGGCCGCGCGGCTGGACGGGGTCACGGCCGGGGAGGAACCCGACCTCACCCGTGCGGTCGTGTTGCTGGATCCGCGTCAGTCGAAGGGGCTGGAATTCGATGCGGTGCTCGTGGTCGAGCCGGGGCGGTACGGGACGAGTGACTTGTATGTGGCTCTGACGCGGGCCACGCAGGCGTTGGGGATCGTGTACGCGGGTGCGCTGCCGCGGGCGCTGGCGAAGGCGGTGAGCGGATAG
- the glgB gene encoding 1,4-alpha-glucan branching enzyme → MRDVEPPVQEVRPLAVLDRGDRERLLGGAHHEPHAVLGAHPVPGGVVFRALRPYALSVTVVTGELRAELHDDGEGLFSAVLPLREVPAYRLLVEYEGEVQDTEDAYRFLPTIGEFDLHLFGEGRHEQLWKALGAEPMVHDGVSGTRFTVWAPNARGVRVAGSFNFWDATAFPMRSLGSTGVWELFVPGIGEGELYKFEITRPDGSKTMRADPMARRTEIPPATSSIVHASRHEWQDGEWMARRAADRPAHEAPFSVYEVHLASWRPGLTYRQLADQLPRYVSDLGFTHVELMPVAEHPFGGSWGYQVTGFYAPTARLGTPDDFKYLVDALHRAGIGVIMDWVPAHFPRDDWALAEFDGRPLYEHEDPLRAAHPDWGTLEFDYGRREVRNFLVANAVYWCEEFHIDGLRVDAVASMLYLDYSREPGQWTPNVHGGRENLDAVAFLQEMNATLYRREPGVVTIAEESTAWDGVTRATHHIGPGGFGGLGFGLKWNMGWMHDSLGYVAHEPVHRRYHHHEMTFSMVYAYSENYVLPISHDEVVHGKRSLVSKMPGDWWQQRATQRAYLGFMWAHPGKQLLFMGQEFAQGAEWSEQHGPDWWLLDPSYGAEADHRGVRDLVRDLNTVYRQAPALWERDCDPAGFAWIVGDAVEDNVFAFLRHAGDGSPLLAVSNFSPVVRQEYRLGVPDDVPAWHEVLNTDAGRYGGSAVTNPDPVKPDAQGCHGRPASIRLTLPPLATVWLRPA, encoded by the coding sequence GTGCGCGATGTGGAGCCGCCCGTGCAGGAGGTGCGGCCGTTGGCCGTGCTGGACCGGGGTGACCGGGAGCGGCTGCTCGGGGGCGCGCATCACGAACCGCACGCCGTGCTCGGGGCCCATCCCGTGCCCGGCGGGGTGGTCTTCCGGGCGCTGCGGCCGTACGCGCTGTCCGTGACGGTCGTCACCGGGGAGCTGCGGGCCGAACTGCACGACGACGGCGAGGGGCTCTTCTCCGCCGTGCTGCCGTTGCGGGAGGTGCCCGCGTACCGGCTGCTCGTGGAGTACGAGGGGGAGGTCCAGGACACCGAGGACGCGTACCGGTTCCTGCCCACGATCGGCGAGTTCGATCTGCATCTGTTCGGCGAGGGGCGGCACGAGCAGCTGTGGAAGGCGCTCGGTGCCGAGCCGATGGTGCACGACGGGGTGAGCGGCACCCGTTTCACCGTGTGGGCGCCCAATGCCCGTGGAGTGCGGGTGGCCGGGTCCTTCAACTTCTGGGACGCCACGGCCTTTCCGATGCGGTCGCTGGGGTCGACCGGGGTGTGGGAGCTGTTCGTTCCCGGGATCGGCGAGGGCGAGCTCTACAAGTTCGAGATCACCCGGCCCGACGGTTCCAAGACGATGCGGGCCGACCCGATGGCGCGGCGTACGGAGATCCCGCCCGCCACCTCCTCCATCGTGCACGCCTCGCGTCACGAGTGGCAGGACGGGGAGTGGATGGCGCGGCGGGCCGCCGACCGGCCGGCCCATGAGGCGCCGTTCTCGGTGTACGAGGTCCATCTGGCGTCCTGGCGACCGGGGTTGACGTACCGTCAGCTGGCCGACCAACTGCCGCGCTACGTCTCGGACCTGGGCTTCACGCATGTGGAGCTGATGCCGGTGGCGGAGCACCCGTTCGGCGGCTCGTGGGGCTACCAGGTCACCGGCTTCTACGCGCCGACCGCCAGGCTCGGCACGCCGGACGACTTCAAGTACCTCGTCGACGCCCTGCACCGGGCCGGAATCGGCGTGATCATGGACTGGGTGCCCGCGCACTTCCCGCGGGACGACTGGGCGCTGGCCGAGTTCGACGGCCGGCCGCTGTACGAGCACGAGGATCCGCTGCGGGCGGCGCACCCCGACTGGGGGACCCTGGAGTTCGACTACGGGCGCCGGGAGGTGCGCAACTTCCTGGTCGCCAACGCGGTGTACTGGTGCGAGGAGTTCCACATCGACGGCCTGCGGGTCGACGCGGTGGCGTCCATGCTGTACCTCGACTACTCACGCGAGCCGGGCCAGTGGACGCCGAACGTCCACGGCGGCCGGGAGAACCTCGACGCGGTCGCCTTCCTCCAGGAGATGAACGCCACGCTGTACCGGCGGGAGCCGGGAGTCGTCACGATCGCCGAGGAGTCGACGGCGTGGGACGGCGTCACGCGGGCGACCCACCACATCGGGCCGGGCGGCTTCGGGGGGCTCGGCTTCGGCCTGAAGTGGAACATGGGCTGGATGCACGACTCGCTCGGCTATGTCGCGCACGAGCCGGTCCATCGCAGGTACCACCACCACGAGATGACGTTCTCGATGGTGTACGCGTACAGCGAGAACTACGTCCTGCCGATCTCCCACGACGAAGTCGTGCACGGTAAGCGGTCGTTGGTGTCCAAGATGCCGGGCGACTGGTGGCAGCAGCGGGCCACCCAGCGGGCCTACCTGGGCTTCATGTGGGCGCACCCCGGCAAGCAACTCCTCTTCATGGGTCAGGAGTTCGCCCAGGGCGCGGAGTGGTCCGAGCAGCACGGGCCCGACTGGTGGCTGCTCGACCCGTCGTACGGGGCGGAGGCCGATCACCGGGGTGTGCGGGACCTCGTCCGGGACCTCAACACCGTGTACCGGCAGGCTCCCGCCCTCTGGGAGCGGGACTGCGATCCCGCCGGGTTCGCCTGGATCGTGGGGGACGCGGTCGAGGACAACGTGTTCGCGTTTCTCCGCCATGCGGGGGACGGCTCGCCGTTGCTCGCCGTGTCCAACTTCTCGCCGGTGGTGCGGCAGGAGTACCGGCTCGGTGTTCCTGATGACGTGCCCGCGTGGCACGAGGTCCTGAACACGGACGCGGGCCGCTACGGCGGCAGCGCCGTGACGAACCCCGACCCGGTCAAGCCCGACGCCCAGGGCTGTCATGGCCGCCCGGCGAGCATCCGCCTGACGCTGCCACCGCTGGCTACGGTGTGGCTGCGGCCGGCGTAG
- a CDS encoding phosphotransferase: protein MSEAVTRSVHSASDSPGLLASLDPLLREWLPRQRWFAGKGRPVTGFSLVAAAEVLPWDAKLGLLHLLVRAHQPLVPTQGAAAHPADCYQLLIGVRETLPPRLAPALIGHPTEGPLAGRAVYEALHDPRPADVLLEALRTRTRIGDLRFERDMRQEIRDGLVPRLVTAEQSNSSIVYGDTFILKLLRRVVPGDNPDLELPLVLSREGCPRVPAPAGWMLADLADETYVLGVLQPFVQGAADGWELALRELAKGEDFSAEARALGRATAEVHMALARALPTVTMGRGQMELLVAGMTERLEAAAQAVPTLRPYAPGLHTAFEALADLAGEGETWTAQRIHGDLHLGQCLRSPSGDWSLIDFEGEPAKPLAERRMPQPTARDVAGMLRSFDYAAHAHASAVPGWADACRAAYCSGYAEADGHDPRTDPVLLRAYETDKAIYEVVYEARHRPDWLPVPMTAVRRLALSGAS from the coding sequence ATGTCGGAAGCCGTCACCCGTTCCGTGCACTCCGCTTCGGACAGCCCCGGTCTCCTGGCGTCACTCGATCCACTGCTCCGCGAGTGGCTGCCACGGCAGCGGTGGTTCGCGGGCAAGGGCCGCCCCGTCACCGGGTTCTCGCTGGTGGCGGCGGCAGAGGTGCTGCCGTGGGACGCGAAGCTGGGGCTGCTGCATCTGCTCGTACGGGCGCATCAGCCGCTCGTACCGACGCAGGGTGCCGCCGCGCACCCGGCCGACTGCTACCAGCTCCTGATCGGGGTGCGCGAGACGCTGCCGCCACGGCTGGCGCCCGCGCTGATCGGGCATCCGACCGAGGGGCCGCTGGCAGGCCGGGCCGTGTACGAGGCACTGCACGATCCGCGGCCCGCCGATGTGCTCCTGGAGGCGCTACGGACGCGGACGCGCATCGGCGACCTGCGCTTCGAGCGGGACATGCGGCAGGAGATCCGGGACGGCCTGGTGCCGCGGCTGGTGACGGCCGAGCAGTCCAACTCCTCGATCGTCTACGGAGATACGTTCATCCTGAAACTGTTGCGGCGGGTCGTGCCGGGGGACAACCCCGACCTGGAGCTGCCGCTGGTGCTGTCCCGCGAGGGCTGCCCCCGGGTTCCGGCGCCCGCCGGGTGGATGCTCGCGGACCTGGCCGACGAGACGTACGTACTGGGTGTGCTGCAGCCCTTCGTCCAGGGTGCGGCGGACGGCTGGGAGCTCGCGCTGCGCGAGCTCGCCAAGGGCGAGGACTTCAGCGCCGAGGCACGGGCGCTGGGGCGGGCCACGGCCGAGGTGCACATGGCGCTGGCGCGGGCGCTGCCCACGGTGACCATGGGGCGCGGCCAGATGGAGCTGCTCGTGGCCGGGATGACCGAGCGGCTGGAGGCGGCCGCCCAGGCGGTGCCCACGCTGCGGCCGTACGCCCCCGGTCTGCACACCGCCTTCGAGGCGCTCGCCGATCTGGCGGGCGAGGGCGAGACGTGGACGGCCCAGCGGATCCACGGGGATCTGCACCTCGGGCAGTGTCTGCGGTCGCCGTCCGGGGACTGGTCGCTGATCGACTTCGAGGGCGAACCGGCCAAGCCGCTCGCCGAGCGGCGGATGCCGCAGCCGACGGCGCGGGACGTGGCCGGGATGCTCCGTTCCTTCGACTACGCGGCGCACGCGCACGCGTCCGCCGTGCCCGGCTGGGCCGACGCCTGCCGGGCGGCCTACTGCTCCGGGTACGCCGAGGCCGACGGACATGATCCGCGGACGGATCCGGTGCTGCTGCGCGCGTACGAGACGGACAAGGCGATCTACGAGGTCGTGTACGAGGCACGGCACCGGCCGGACTGGCTCCCGGTACCGATGACGGCGGTCCGCCGCCTGGCCCTCTCCGGAGCGTCGTAG
- the treS gene encoding maltose alpha-D-glucosyltransferase, with protein MIVNEPVPDTFEDTPQKDRDPQWFKRAVFYEVLVRSFQDSNGDGIGDLKGLTAKLDYLQWLGVDCLWLPPFFKSPLKDGGYDVSDYTAVLPEFGDLADFVEFVDAAHQRGMRVIIDFVMNHTSDQHPWFQQSRTDPTGPYGDYYMWADNDKQYPDARIIFVDTEASNWTFDPVRKQYYWHRFFSHQPDLNFENPAVQEEIVSALRFWLDLGIDGFRLDAVPYLFAEEGTDCENLPATHEVLKRVRAEIDAHYPDTVLLAEANQWPEDVVDYFGDYSAGGDECHMAFHFPVMPRIFMAVRRESRYPVSEILAKTPAIPSGCQWGIFLRNHDELTLEMVTDEERDYMYAEYAKDPRMRANIGIRRRLAPLLDNDRNQIELFTALLLSLPGSPILYYGDEIGMGDNIWLGDRDAVRTPMQWTPDRNAGFSSSDPGRLYLPTIMDPVYGYQVTNVEASMSSPSSLLHWTRRMIEIRKQNPAFGLGSYTELPSSNPAVIAFLREHGDDLVLCVHNFSRFAQPTELDLQAFNGRHPVELIGGVRFPAIGELPYLLTLAGHGFYWFRLRKDSA; from the coding sequence ATGATCGTCAACGAGCCCGTCCCGGACACGTTCGAAGACACCCCGCAAAAAGACCGGGACCCACAGTGGTTCAAACGCGCCGTCTTCTACGAAGTCCTCGTCCGCTCCTTCCAGGACAGCAACGGCGACGGCATCGGCGACCTCAAAGGCCTCACCGCCAAACTCGACTACCTGCAATGGCTCGGCGTCGACTGCCTCTGGCTCCCCCCCTTCTTCAAATCACCCCTGAAGGACGGGGGATATGACGTCTCCGACTACACCGCCGTCCTCCCCGAATTCGGAGACCTCGCCGACTTCGTCGAATTCGTCGACGCCGCCCACCAACGCGGCATGCGCGTCATCATCGACTTCGTCATGAACCACACCAGCGACCAGCACCCCTGGTTCCAGCAGTCCCGCACCGACCCCACCGGCCCCTACGGCGACTACTACATGTGGGCCGACAACGACAAGCAATACCCCGACGCCCGCATCATCTTCGTCGACACCGAAGCCTCCAACTGGACCTTCGACCCCGTCCGCAAGCAGTACTACTGGCACCGCTTCTTCTCCCACCAACCCGACCTCAACTTCGAAAACCCCGCCGTCCAGGAAGAAATCGTCTCCGCCCTGCGATTCTGGCTCGACCTGGGCATCGACGGCTTCCGCCTCGACGCCGTCCCCTACCTCTTCGCCGAAGAGGGCACCGACTGCGAAAACCTCCCCGCCACCCACGAAGTCCTCAAACGCGTCCGCGCGGAGATCGACGCCCACTACCCCGACACCGTCCTCCTCGCCGAGGCCAACCAATGGCCCGAGGACGTCGTCGACTACTTCGGCGACTACAGCGCCGGCGGCGACGAATGCCACATGGCCTTCCACTTCCCCGTCATGCCCCGCATCTTCATGGCCGTCCGCCGCGAATCCCGCTACCCCGTCTCCGAAATCCTCGCGAAAACCCCCGCCATCCCCTCCGGCTGCCAATGGGGCATCTTCCTGCGCAACCACGACGAGCTCACCCTCGAAATGGTCACCGACGAAGAACGCGACTACATGTACGCGGAATACGCCAAAGACCCCCGCATGCGCGCCAACATCGGCATCCGACGGCGCCTGGCCCCCCTCCTGGACAACGACCGCAACCAGATCGAACTCTTCACCGCCCTGCTGCTCTCCCTGCCCGGCAGCCCGATCCTGTACTACGGCGACGAGATCGGCATGGGCGACAACATCTGGCTCGGCGACCGCGACGCCGTCCGCACCCCCATGCAGTGGACACCGGACCGCAACGCCGGCTTCTCCTCCAGCGACCCCGGACGGCTGTACCTGCCGACGATCATGGACCCGGTCTACGGCTACCAGGTCACCAACGTCGAGGCATCGATGTCCTCCCCCTCGTCGCTGCTGCACTGGACACGGCGCATGATCGAGATCCGCAAGCAGAACCCCGCCTTCGGCCTCGGCTCCTACACCGAACTGCCCTCCTCCAACCCCGCCGTCATCGCCTTCCTCCGCGAACACGGCGACGACCTCGTCCTGTGCGTCCACAACTTCTCCCGCTTCGCCCAGCCCACCGAACTCGACCTCCAGGCCTTCAACGGCCGCCACCCCGTCGAACTCATCGGCGGCGTCCGCTTCCCCGCCATCGGCGAACTCCCCTACCTCCTCACCCTCGCCGGCCACGGCTTCTACTGGTTCCGACTCCGCAAGGACTCGGCGTAG
- the trxA gene encoding thioredoxin, whose protein sequence is MIKAAGVAEVRDADFEAEVIGAELPVLVEFTADWCPPCRQIAPVLSAVAFEEGDRLKVVQLDVDTNPETTNAYGVLSMPTLIVFRDGQPVKSMVGARSKRRLLEELADVL, encoded by the coding sequence GTGATCAAGGCGGCGGGTGTGGCCGAGGTGCGGGACGCGGACTTCGAGGCGGAGGTGATCGGGGCGGAGCTGCCCGTGCTGGTGGAGTTCACGGCGGACTGGTGCCCGCCGTGCCGGCAGATCGCGCCGGTGCTGAGCGCCGTCGCCTTCGAGGAGGGCGACCGGCTCAAGGTGGTGCAACTGGACGTGGACACGAACCCGGAGACCACGAACGCGTACGGGGTGCTGTCGATGCCCACGCTCATCGTGTTCCGGGACGGGCAGCCGGTGAAGTCGATGGTGGGCGCCCGGTCGAAGCGACGTCTGCTGGAGGAACTGGCCGACGTGCTGTAA